One Brachyspira pilosicoli P43/6/78 genomic window carries:
- a CDS encoding ABC transporter permease, producing MKLDIRKLYSDMMSKYSIYFILIIMIIVSSFLNSNFLTFANFSNISSQLAVTTILACGATMLIISGMIDLSCGSVLALAGVLSVASYKATNNMILAILVAIIVGVICNLINGIMITKFKVPPFIATLAMLTMARGAALKYTNGQNIYQIGKYTVLGQGTLPGGIPISVLFLILFVILTWYILTHKKLGRELYAIGGNEEAAIASGINVNKSKIEVFIINGIFVGFAGVLFMSRNNVGLPNGAVSYELKALTAAVIGGTSFSGGLGTAQGTIAGAFIVGFLDNIMTLIGVDSYIQQIIRGAIIAIAVIYDLYSKNKTLKNKIKAAKN from the coding sequence ATGAAACTAGATATAAGAAAACTTTATAGTGATATGATGAGTAAATATAGTATATATTTTATACTTATAATAATGATAATAGTCTCTTCATTTTTGAATAGTAACTTTTTAACATTTGCTAATTTTAGTAATATTTCGAGTCAATTAGCAGTAACTACTATTTTAGCTTGCGGTGCTACTATGCTTATTATATCTGGTATGATAGATTTATCTTGTGGAAGTGTATTAGCATTAGCTGGTGTATTATCTGTAGCTTCATATAAAGCAACTAATAATATGATTCTAGCAATATTGGTAGCTATAATAGTAGGTGTTATATGTAATTTAATTAATGGTATAATGATTACTAAATTTAAAGTACCTCCGTTTATTGCTACACTAGCAATGCTTACTATGGCTAGAGGTGCTGCTTTAAAATATACAAATGGTCAAAATATATATCAAATAGGAAAATATACTGTATTAGGACAGGGAACTTTACCTGGAGGAATACCTATATCTGTATTGTTCTTAATTTTATTTGTTATTCTTACTTGGTATATATTAACTCATAAAAAACTTGGAAGAGAGTTATATGCTATAGGAGGAAATGAAGAGGCCGCTATAGCTTCAGGAATAAATGTTAATAAATCTAAAATAGAAGTATTTATTATTAATGGTATATTTGTTGGATTTGCTGGTGTATTATTTATGTCTAGAAATAATGTTGGTCTTCCAAATGGTGCTGTTAGCTATGAATTAAAAGCTTTAACTGCAGCAGTTATAGGCGGTACAAGTTTTTCAGGTGGTTTAGGAACTGCTCAAGGAACAATTGCTGGTGCTTTTATAGTTGGATTTCTAGATAATATTATGACTCTTATTGGTGTAGATTCATATATACAACAAATAATAAGAGGAGCAATTATTGCTATTGCTGTTATATATGATTTATATTCTAAAAATAAAACTTTAAAAAATAAAATAAAAGCTGCTAAAAATTAA
- a CDS encoding ABC transporter ATP-binding protein, whose translation MSIILKVENLKMYYHTSKGNIKAINDISFDIEEGETLGIVGESGCGKTSLATSLLRMPSPPGKYEGGKIILDNEDIIPLKEEYIRKNIRWSKISMVFQGAMNSLTPVYTIGYQMLETLNRHVDMNKNDAYKLIKEYLGYVGLHHSVMDRYPHELSGGMKQRVVIAAALFLKPKLIILDEPTTALDVIVQAQIINLLKKLKKDFNLSFIFITHDLALEAEISDRVCVMYGGKIVELAKSEDIYNTPKHPYTKRLLAATPRLKKTVDKLEFIEGTPPNLLNTARGCMFYDRCKERIDKCKDEEPLLKDIGNKHLCACHLADN comes from the coding sequence ATGTCAATTATATTAAAAGTAGAAAATCTCAAGATGTATTATCACACATCTAAAGGCAATATAAAAGCTATTAATGATATTAGTTTCGATATAGAAGAAGGAGAAACTTTAGGCATTGTTGGTGAATCAGGCTGCGGAAAAACCTCTCTTGCCACATCACTTCTAAGAATGCCCTCCCCTCCTGGTAAATATGAAGGCGGAAAAATTATATTAGACAATGAAGATATAATACCGCTTAAAGAAGAATATATAAGAAAAAATATAAGATGGTCAAAAATATCTATGGTTTTTCAAGGAGCTATGAACTCTCTCACTCCTGTATATACTATAGGCTATCAAATGCTTGAAACATTAAACAGGCATGTTGATATGAATAAAAACGATGCTTATAAACTCATAAAAGAATATTTAGGATATGTTGGGCTTCATCATAGTGTAATGGATAGATATCCTCATGAACTTTCCGGAGGAATGAAGCAAAGAGTTGTAATAGCAGCTGCATTATTTTTAAAACCTAAATTAATAATATTAGATGAACCTACTACTGCATTAGATGTTATTGTGCAGGCTCAAATAATAAATCTATTAAAAAAACTAAAAAAAGATTTTAATTTATCATTTATATTTATTACTCATGATTTAGCTTTGGAAGCAGAAATATCAGACAGAGTTTGCGTGATGTATGGAGGAAAAATAGTAGAGCTTGCAAAAAGTGAAGATATTTACAATACACCCAAACACCCATATACAAAAAGATTATTGGCCGCTACTCCAAGACTAAAAAAAACAGTTGATAAATTAGAGTTTATAGAAGGCACTCCTCCTAATTTACTTAATACAGCAAGAGGCTGCATGTTTTATGATAGATGTAAAGAGAGAATTGATAAATGCAAAGATGAAGAGCCTTTATTGAAAGATATAGGAAATAAACATCTATGTGCATGCCACTTAGCAGATAACTAA
- a CDS encoding SDR family oxidoreductase, which translates to MSYLDELFSLKGKVAIVTGGGRGIGQVVALGMAKAGAEIVILSRSNADETIDLINSNAGKCYHIKCDVTNERDVDTALNKILDKSGSIDILFNNAGICIHKSTLDVSIEEFREVIDTNLTGQFITARAVGRIMLERNIKGSIINMASMSGTIVNIPQWQCSYNASKAAVIHMTKSLAMEWVEHGIRVNSISPGYMATPMSVDTPKELKDSWMPLIPMHRMGKPEELIPAILYLASSTSGYTTGSDIIVDGGYCCF; encoded by the coding sequence ATGAGTTATTTAGATGAATTATTTTCTCTAAAAGGAAAAGTTGCTATTGTAACAGGTGGAGGTAGAGGAATAGGTCAAGTAGTTGCTTTAGGAATGGCTAAGGCAGGTGCTGAAATAGTTATACTTTCACGTTCTAATGCTGATGAAACAATTGATTTAATTAATTCTAATGCCGGAAAATGTTATCATATAAAATGTGATGTTACAAATGAAAGAGATGTTGATACAGCATTAAATAAAATTTTAGATAAATCTGGAAGTATAGATATATTATTTAATAATGCTGGGATATGTATACATAAATCTACTCTAGATGTTTCTATAGAAGAATTTAGAGAGGTGATAGATACAAATTTAACTGGTCAATTTATTACTGCAAGAGCTGTAGGCAGAATAATGTTGGAAAGAAACATTAAAGGAAGTATTATTAATATGGCATCTATGTCTGGTACTATAGTAAATATACCTCAATGGCAATGTTCTTATAATGCTTCAAAAGCTGCGGTTATACATATGACAAAGTCATTAGCAATGGAGTGGGTTGAACATGGTATTAGGGTAAATAGTATCAGTCCAGGTTATATGGCAACCCCAATGTCTGTAGATACTCCTAAGGAATTAAAAGATAGTTGGATGCCTTTAATTCCTATGCATAGAATGGGAAAACCTGAAGAATTAATACCAGCTATTTTATATTTAGCTTCTAGTACTTCAGGATATACTACAGGAAGTGATATTATAGTAGATGGCGGATACTGTTGTTTTTAA
- a CDS encoding NAD(P)-dependent alcohol dehydrogenase yields the protein MKVAIMTDLKKIEFTEREIPKPKNDEVLVKLEYIGVCGSDLHYYEHGAIGNFIVKTPFVLGHECSGTVVEIGEKVKHLKVGDRVALEPGKTCGECEFCRTGRYNLCPDVIFFATPPVDGVFQEYVAHPESLSFKLPEKISTVEGALIEPLAVGMHAARQGNATIGQTAFVTGTGCIGLCSMLALKACGISKVYVIDVIKKRLDKALELGATGVIDASKEDVVKRVLELTDGKGSDLTIETAGVEATTNQAIQFAKKGSTIVLVGYSKTGMINMNVGMSLDKELTFKTVFRYRHMFPLCIDAIESGAINIKNIVTNTYNFNDLQKGLDDSVNDKANIVKTVIKM from the coding sequence ATGAAAGTCGCAATAATGACTGATCTAAAAAAGATAGAATTTACAGAAAGAGAAATACCAAAACCTAAAAATGATGAAGTATTAGTTAAATTGGAATATATTGGAGTATGCGGTTCCGATTTACACTATTATGAACATGGTGCTATTGGTAATTTTATTGTGAAGACACCTTTTGTTTTAGGTCATGAATGTAGCGGCACTGTAGTAGAAATAGGTGAAAAAGTAAAACATTTAAAAGTTGGTGATAGGGTTGCTTTAGAACCAGGAAAAACTTGCGGTGAATGTGAATTTTGCAGGACAGGAAGATATAATTTATGTCCAGATGTTATCTTTTTTGCAACTCCTCCAGTAGATGGAGTATTTCAAGAGTATGTTGCTCACCCAGAATCATTGTCTTTCAAATTGCCAGAAAAAATTTCTACAGTTGAAGGAGCTTTGATAGAACCTTTAGCAGTTGGAATGCATGCTGCTAGACAAGGTAATGCCACAATAGGACAAACTGCATTTGTTACTGGTACTGGATGTATTGGTCTATGTTCTATGTTAGCTTTAAAAGCTTGTGGAATATCAAAAGTATATGTTATAGATGTTATAAAAAAACGTTTGGATAAGGCTTTAGAATTAGGAGCAACTGGAGTTATAGATGCCTCTAAAGAAGATGTAGTAAAAAGAGTTTTAGAGTTAACAGATGGTAAGGGAAGCGATCTTACTATAGAAACTGCTGGTGTTGAGGCAACAACAAATCAGGCTATACAATTTGCAAAAAAAGGCTCTACTATAGTTTTAGTTGGATATAGTAAGACAGGAATGATAAACATGAATGTTGGTATGTCTTTAGATAAAGAATTAACATTCAAAACAGTATTTAGATACAGACATATGTTCCCATTATGTATAGATGCTATAGAAAGCGGAGCTATTAATATTAAAAATATAGTTACTAATACTTATAACTTTAATGATTTACAGAAGGGATTAGATGATAGTGTTAATGATAAAGCTAATATAGTAAAAACAGTAATAAAAATGTAA
- a CDS encoding ABC transporter ATP-binding protein, giving the protein MDNDIILKLENVKKYFKPHSNIIESLIKKTKEIKAVDDVSLEIKRGEILAIIGESGSGKTTIGKLIMKLIEPTSGNIIFENENINNFDKEQIKKYRQNVQMIFQDPYASMNPRFKIKDVLKEALYIHNIEGDEKHYDEMVIKALEDVKINPPEEFMDRYPHMLSGGQRQRIATARALILNPKLIVADEPVSMIDLSTRAEILYMMKEVQIEKQLSYIYITHDLSTAKYFADRIAVMYLGNIVEIGEANEIIENPKHPYTKALISAVPDASTGRANIIKELPIKGEIPNASNIPTGCRFHTRCIYAKPECQNTEAVLKDINNNHKSACLFYESI; this is encoded by the coding sequence ATGGATAATGATATAATATTAAAACTAGAAAATGTAAAAAAATATTTTAAGCCTCATAGCAATATAATAGAAAGTTTAATAAAAAAAACAAAAGAAATTAAAGCAGTTGATGATGTGAGTTTAGAAATTAAAAGAGGAGAAATACTTGCTATTATAGGAGAATCTGGAAGCGGAAAAACAACTATAGGCAAATTGATAATGAAATTAATAGAACCTACTTCTGGAAATATTATATTTGAAAATGAAAACATTAATAATTTTGATAAAGAACAAATAAAAAAATATAGACAAAATGTGCAGATGATATTTCAGGACCCTTATGCCTCAATGAACCCTAGATTTAAAATAAAAGATGTATTAAAAGAGGCACTTTATATTCATAATATAGAAGGCGATGAAAAACATTATGATGAAATGGTAATAAAAGCACTTGAAGATGTAAAAATAAATCCTCCTGAAGAGTTTATGGATAGATATCCTCATATGCTTTCTGGAGGTCAGCGTCAAAGAATAGCAACTGCTCGTGCTTTAATACTTAATCCAAAACTAATTGTTGCTGATGAGCCTGTATCTATGATAGATTTATCTACAAGAGCAGAAATACTTTATATGATGAAAGAAGTACAAATAGAAAAACAATTAAGCTATATTTATATTACTCATGATTTGTCAACTGCTAAATATTTTGCAGATAGAATAGCGGTAATGTATTTGGGAAATATTGTAGAGATAGGAGAAGCTAATGAAATAATAGAAAATCCTAAACACCCATATACTAAAGCATTAATCTCTGCAGTACCAGATGCTTCTACAGGAAGAGCAAATATTATTAAAGAGCTTCCAATTAAAGGAGAGATTCCTAATGCATCAAATATACCAACAGGCTGCAGATTTCACACAAGATGTATATATGCAAAACCTGAATGCCAAAATACAGAAGCTGTGTTAAAAGATATAAACAATAATCATAAATCAGCTTGCCTATTTTACGAAAGTATATAA
- a CDS encoding sugar ABC transporter ATP-binding protein: MQEEYRLKVSHIYKSFPGVQALKDINFAVRKGTVHVLCGENGAGKSTLMKIINGIYKADIGSIEIDGKVVQIKNPIQAKKLGISMIFQELNYVPEMTVEESLVLGDWPMTSLGTVNWKKIRKDIKNLLEQEGLNYSPTTKLKELTVSDVQMLEIIKSIANNAKIFIMDEPTSAITNKEVDKLFAKIEELKSRGASIIYISHKMDEIFKIADDITILRDGQTILTDKAENFDIDKVISLMVGRKLANNYPKETLPIGETVLEVNNLYSENVFNKCSFYARKGEIVGFAGLMGGKRTELVRTIFGIDRYTSGEIKINGKAVTINSVSDGIKNRIAMLSEDRRRFGIIPCRSVKENVSLASLSKFFYNQFWHKSKEHKEITKYCEKMNVKTASYDVSIDTLSGGNQQKVLLARWILESPDILIMDEPTRGIDVGAKFEIYKLMTDLAKEGKTLIVVSSELPELIGMCDRIYVMCKGSIAGMLNRDEFSQETIMKLATGTLTM, encoded by the coding sequence ATGCAAGAAGAATATAGATTAAAAGTTTCTCATATATATAAATCTTTTCCAGGGGTACAAGCACTTAAAGATATTAATTTTGCTGTTAGAAAAGGTACAGTTCACGTTTTATGCGGGGAAAATGGTGCTGGAAAATCTACCCTAATGAAAATTATCAATGGTATATATAAAGCAGATATAGGAAGTATAGAAATAGATGGTAAAGTTGTACAAATAAAAAATCCTATACAAGCAAAAAAATTAGGCATATCTATGATTTTCCAAGAATTAAATTATGTTCCTGAAATGACTGTAGAGGAGAGTTTAGTTTTAGGTGATTGGCCAATGACTTCTTTAGGTACAGTTAATTGGAAAAAAATAAGAAAAGATATTAAAAATCTTTTAGAACAAGAAGGTTTAAATTATTCTCCAACTACTAAATTAAAAGAATTAACTGTTTCTGATGTACAAATGTTAGAAATTATAAAATCTATAGCTAATAATGCTAAAATATTTATTATGGATGAACCTACTTCTGCTATTACAAATAAAGAAGTAGATAAGTTATTTGCAAAAATTGAGGAGTTAAAATCAAGAGGGGCTTCTATAATATATATTTCTCATAAGATGGATGAAATTTTTAAAATAGCTGATGATATTACAATTTTAAGAGATGGGCAAACTATACTTACTGATAAAGCAGAAAATTTTGATATAGATAAGGTTATATCATTAATGGTTGGAAGAAAATTGGCAAATAATTATCCTAAAGAAACTTTACCTATAGGAGAAACTGTTTTAGAAGTAAATAATTTATATTCTGAAAATGTTTTTAATAAATGTAGTTTTTATGCAAGAAAAGGTGAAATAGTAGGTTTTGCTGGGCTTATGGGTGGAAAAAGAACAGAATTGGTAAGAACTATATTTGGTATAGATAGATATACTTCAGGAGAAATAAAAATAAATGGTAAAGCAGTAACTATTAATAGTGTATCTGATGGTATAAAAAATAGGATTGCTATGCTTTCTGAAGATAGAAGAAGATTTGGCATAATACCTTGTAGAAGTGTTAAAGAAAATGTTTCTTTGGCAAGTTTAAGTAAATTCTTTTATAATCAATTCTGGCATAAAAGTAAAGAACATAAAGAAATAACAAAATACTGCGAAAAAATGAATGTAAAAACAGCTTCTTACGATGTTAGTATTGATACTCTTTCTGGAGGAAATCAACAAAAAGTTTTATTAGCTAGATGGATATTAGAATCTCCAGATATATTAATTATGGATGAACCGACAAGAGGTATAGATGTGGGTGCTAAATTTGAGATTTATAAATTAATGACAGACTTAGCAAAAGAAGGAAAAACATTAATTGTTGTTTCTTCTGAACTTCCTGAGCTTATTGGAATGTGTGATAGAATATATGTTATGTGTAAAGGAAGTATTGCTGGTATGTTAAATAGAGATGAATTTTCACAAGAAACTATAATGAAATTAGCAACTGGAACTTTAACAATGTAA
- a CDS encoding MATE family efflux transporter — protein MYDKVDSNPLYYEKIYKLLFKFGTPSIISMLVGALYNIVDQIFIGQGVGINGNAATNVAFPLTTICVSISLFLGLGGASSYSLLLGRGEREKATTIIGNTISLAFIFSIVLTIIVKVFVKKIMYMFGSTEEVLSYAIKYSSITSTGFLPFIFSSMMSHIIRADGSPRYSMMSVLSGAIANTILDPIFIFYFKMGIAGAALATIIGQFISFGLTFKYIFKMKNITLNKESFLLKINNVIKIFTLGLSGGFNQLAMMAVQITMNNVLSYYGNQSIYGGNIPLAVSGIIIKINMIIMAFIIGTGQGSQPIIGFNYGARNYKRVIDTYKLSVFITTMMAIIASILFQLFPRQIVSMFGDGSELYFSFAEEYMRIYMLFMVVNGVQPVTGSFFTSIGKAFKGAFIAMTRQIIFLLPLIIILPKIFGIDGVMYAGPIADAMALIVTILFIRREIKNIKN, from the coding sequence ATGTATGACAAAGTAGATTCTAACCCATTATATTATGAAAAAATATATAAACTTCTTTTTAAATTCGGTACACCAAGCATAATATCAATGCTAGTTGGTGCATTATATAACATAGTAGACCAAATATTTATAGGACAAGGAGTAGGCATAAATGGAAATGCAGCCACAAATGTCGCCTTTCCTCTAACAACAATATGTGTTTCTATATCATTATTTTTAGGTCTTGGAGGAGCTTCTTCATATAGCCTCTTGCTTGGAAGAGGAGAAAGAGAAAAAGCAACAACTATTATAGGAAATACAATATCTTTGGCATTTATTTTCAGCATAGTATTAACTATAATAGTAAAAGTATTTGTAAAAAAAATAATGTATATGTTCGGCTCTACTGAAGAAGTATTAAGCTATGCTATAAAATATAGTTCAATAACTTCTACTGGTTTTTTGCCGTTTATATTTTCAAGTATGATGAGCCATATAATAAGGGCAGATGGAAGTCCTAGATATTCAATGATGTCAGTATTGAGCGGAGCTATTGCCAATACTATATTAGACCCTATATTTATATTTTATTTCAAAATGGGTATAGCTGGAGCTGCTTTAGCTACTATAATTGGACAATTTATATCTTTTGGTTTAACTTTTAAATATATATTTAAAATGAAAAATATTACGCTTAATAAAGAAAGCTTTTTATTAAAAATTAATAATGTTATTAAGATTTTTACTTTAGGGTTATCTGGAGGATTCAATCAATTAGCCATGATGGCTGTTCAAATAACAATGAATAATGTATTAAGCTATTATGGAAATCAATCTATATATGGAGGCAATATCCCGCTTGCTGTATCTGGAATTATAATAAAGATTAATATGATTATTATGGCTTTTATAATAGGCACAGGTCAAGGTTCTCAACCTATAATTGGATTTAATTATGGTGCAAGAAATTATAAAAGAGTAATAGACACATATAAACTAAGTGTTTTTATAACTACAATGATGGCTATAATAGCATCTATACTTTTTCAATTATTCCCAAGACAGATAGTATCTATGTTTGGAGATGGAAGCGAATTATATTTTTCATTTGCTGAAGAATATATGAGAATATACATGTTATTTATGGTTGTTAATGGGGTTCAGCCTGTTACAGGTTCATTTTTCACATCTATAGGAAAAGCATTTAAAGGAGCATTTATTGCTATGACTAGACAGATAATTTTCTTACTCCCTCTTATAATAATACTGCCTAAAATATTCGGCATAGATGGTGTAATGTATGCTGGTCCAATAGCAGATGCAATGGCTTTAATAGTTACTATTTTATTTATAAGAAGAGAGATTAAAAATATAAAAAATTAG
- a CDS encoding sugar ABC transporter substrate-binding protein has product MGKKLSLFFVVAAMMLFSISGCNKSAQESSASENTDGKIRVAYIARAQADSFAAWLANSIKEEAAKYPNIVVDIFDGQANDDVENSLIENAIINKYDVIIIQPNNGEAQRPYAEKVVAAGIICLTTNARIAGIAGASSVDADPYKQAAVNAIAALDQIPQGANVVVLNGPPGNFHADERRRSWQIEFFDKRPDVKIVGEQIANWNKDEALSFMETWVQANDKIDAVISMNDNMAAGALEAVKGNPKFDNLLVYGVDGTAEACLLIKEGKMTSTCMQSAYDLSAKILDTVNKLVNKEATQIDTDIDNPLVTKENVDQYIEMYKKTGAIS; this is encoded by the coding sequence ATGGGCAAAAAATTATCATTATTTTTTGTTGTTGCAGCTATGATGTTATTTTCAATATCTGGCTGTAATAAGTCTGCTCAGGAATCTTCTGCTTCTGAAAATACAGACGGAAAGATAAGAGTAGCGTATATAGCAAGGGCTCAGGCAGATTCTTTTGCTGCTTGGTTAGCTAACTCTATCAAAGAAGAAGCTGCAAAATATCCTAATATTGTTGTAGACATATTTGATGGACAAGCTAATGATGACGTTGAAAATAGCTTAATAGAAAATGCTATAATAAACAAATATGATGTTATCATTATACAGCCAAATAATGGAGAAGCTCAAAGACCTTATGCTGAAAAAGTTGTTGCTGCTGGAATAATTTGTTTAACTACAAATGCTAGAATTGCTGGTATAGCAGGTGCTTCTTCAGTAGATGCTGACCCATATAAACAAGCAGCAGTAAATGCTATAGCCGCTTTAGATCAAATTCCGCAAGGTGCTAATGTTGTAGTATTAAACGGCCCTCCAGGCAACTTCCATGCTGATGAAAGAAGAAGAAGTTGGCAAATAGAATTTTTTGATAAACGTCCAGATGTAAAAATTGTAGGTGAACAAATTGCAAATTGGAATAAAGATGAAGCTTTAAGTTTTATGGAAACTTGGGTACAAGCTAATGATAAAATAGATGCTGTTATTTCTATGAATGATAATATGGCTGCTGGTGCTTTAGAAGCTGTAAAAGGAAATCCTAAATTTGATAATTTATTAGTATATGGTGTAGATGGAACAGCTGAAGCTTGTCTTTTAATTAAAGAAGGAAAAATGACTTCTACTTGTATGCAAAGTGCTTATGATTTATCTGCAAAAATATTAGATACTGTAAATAAATTAGTTAATAAAGAAGCTACTCAAATAGATACAGATATTGATAACCCTTTAGTAACAAAAGAAAATGTTGATCAGTATATAGAGATGTATAAAAAAACTGGAGCTATAAGTTAA
- the trpB gene encoding tryptophan synthase subunit beta — MITSENGFFGEFGGRFVDEKLEKKLIELEEAFKFYIKDKDFLNELEELRSDFLGRPTPLMYAKNISESIGGAKIYVKLEGFAHTGAHKINNSIGQALLAKRMGKKKIIAETGAGQHGIATAAACAKLGLECSIYMGDIDVRRQQPNVASMELYGANVVSVKRGSRGLKDAVDAALEEWIKDLDDTHYLLGSAVGPSPYPDIVRTFQSIIGRELEKQIAEKNLKVKSMFACVGGGSNAIGFFEPFIEKTDIELVAIEAGGIGSNIGENAVRMNNQYAKDHVAQGYKSKFILKENGEISDTMSISAGLDYPGIGPQLAYLGDIGRIKFLSATDMEAINAVKEFAKHEGVIFALESAHAGAKAIEYAKKCSKDDVIIVNMSGRGDKDIFITSPIFRAKRWKEFLQDELNRLENNIDIHNFK; from the coding sequence ATGATAACAAGTGAAAACGGTTTTTTTGGTGAGTTTGGAGGAAGATTTGTAGATGAGAAACTTGAAAAGAAATTAATAGAATTGGAAGAAGCTTTTAAATTTTATATAAAAGATAAAGATTTTTTAAATGAGCTAGAAGAGCTTAGAAGTGATTTTTTGGGAAGACCTACACCATTAATGTATGCTAAAAATATATCTGAGAGTATAGGCGGTGCTAAAATATATGTAAAATTAGAAGGTTTTGCCCATACTGGTGCACATAAAATTAATAATTCTATAGGGCAGGCATTATTGGCAAAGAGAATGGGAAAGAAAAAAATAATAGCAGAAACAGGAGCAGGTCAGCATGGTATTGCTACAGCGGCTGCTTGTGCTAAGTTGGGATTAGAATGTTCTATATATATGGGGGATATAGATGTACGCAGGCAGCAGCCTAATGTGGCATCTATGGAATTATATGGGGCTAATGTTGTATCTGTAAAAAGAGGTTCTAGAGGATTAAAAGATGCAGTTGATGCGGCTTTAGAAGAATGGATAAAAGATTTAGATGATACTCATTATTTACTTGGAAGTGCTGTTGGACCTAGTCCTTATCCTGATATAGTTAGAACTTTCCAATCTATAATAGGAAGAGAATTAGAAAAACAAATAGCAGAAAAAAACTTAAAAGTAAAATCTATGTTTGCATGTGTTGGAGGCGGTTCTAATGCAATAGGTTTTTTTGAGCCTTTTATAGAAAAAACTGATATAGAATTGGTAGCTATTGAAGCTGGTGGAATAGGTTCAAATATTGGAGAGAATGCTGTAAGAATGAATAATCAATATGCTAAAGACCATGTAGCTCAGGGGTATAAGAGTAAGTTTATATTAAAAGAAAATGGAGAGATATCTGATACTATGTCTATATCAGCAGGACTTGATTATCCTGGAATTGGACCTCAATTAGCATATTTAGGAGATATTGGAAGAATTAAATTTTTAAGTGCTACAGATATGGAAGCTATTAATGCTGTTAAAGAATTTGCTAAACATGAGGGAGTTATATTTGCTTTAGAGAGTGCTCATGCTGGTGCTAAGGCTATTGAATATGCTAAAAAATGCTCTAAAGATGATGTTATAATAGTTAATATGTCTGGAAGGGGAGATAAAGATATTTTTATAACTTCTCCAATATTTAGAGCTAAGAGATGGAAAGAGTTTTTACAAGATGAATTAAATAGATTAGAAAATAATATTGATATACATAATTTTAAATAA